The following is a genomic window from Bacillus sp. FJAT-52991.
GCCTTACAAGCAGGGGGTCGGCGGTTCGATCCCGTCATCCTCCACCATTAATGACGTATTTATATATGCCGGTGTAGCTCAATTGGTAGAGCAACTGACTTGTAATCAGTAGGTTGGGGGTTCAAGTCCTCTTGCCGGCACCACTTTTAACAATATTATTTTGAGCCATTAGCTCAGTTGGTAGAGCATCTGACTTTTAATCAGAGGGTCGAAGGTTCGAGTCCTTCATGGCTCATTTTTGCGGGTGTGGCGGAATTGGCAGACGCACCAGACTTAGGATCTGGCGCCGCGAGGCGTGGGGGTTCGACTCCCTTCACCCGCATCGTAATTACGCGGAAGTAGTTCAGTGGTAGAACACCACCTTGCCAAGGTGGGGGTCGCGGGTTCGAATCCCGTCTTCCGCTCCATAAAAATGCCGGGGTGGCGGAACTGGCAGACGCACAGGACTTAAAATCCTGCGGTAGGTGACTACCGTACCGGTTCGATTCCGGTCCTCGGCACCACTTTTATGCGCCCGTAGCTCAATTGGATAGAGCGTTTGACTACGGATCAAAAGGTTAGGGGTTCGACTCCTCTCGGGCGCGCCATTATATTTATTCAAGCGGGAAGTAGCTCAGCTTGGTAGAGCACTTGGTTTGGGACCAAGGGGTCGCAGGTTCGAATCCTGTCTTCCCGACCATTGAAAGCTCTAAAAAATAACATGGGGCCTTAGCTCAGCTGGGAGAGCGCCTGCTTTGCACGCAGGAGGTCAGCGGTTCGATCCCGCTAGGCTCCACCAATTAAATTGTATAAAAATCATGGCGGTGTAGCTCAGCTGGCTAGAGCGTACGGTTCATACCCGTGAGGTCGGGGGTTCGATCCCCTCCGCCGCTATTTATAATATGGAGGAATACCCAAGTCTGGCTGAAGGGATCGGTCTTGAAAACCGACAGGCGGGTTAAACCGCGCGGGGGTTCGAATCCCTCTTCCTCCGCCATATTATAGAATATACTAAGTTTTATTCACAACGTCGCGGGGTGGAGCAGTCTGGTAGCTCGTCGGGCTCATAACCCGAAGGTCGCAGGTTCAAATCCTGTCCCCGCAATAAGTGGTCCGGTAGTTCAGTTGGTTAGAATGCCTGCCTGTCACGCAGGAGGTCGCGGGTTCGAGTCCCGTCCGGACCGCCATATTTTTTCAGCAGGGAATGCCCTATTGTTAATATATATTATGTGGCTCAGTAGCTCAGTTGGTAGAGCAATGGACTGAAAATCCATGTGTCGGCGGTTCGATTCCGTCCTGAGCCACCATTTTATATAAATATATGCCTTCTTTAATTTAGATATGGAGGGGTAGCGAAGTGGCTAAACGCGGCGGACTGTAAATCCGCTCCCTCAGGGTTCGGCGGTTCGAATCCGTCCCCCTCCACCAGTTTTTATAGGGGCATAGTTTAACGGTAGAACAGAGGTCTCCAAAACCTCCAGTGTGGGTTCGATTCCTACTGCCCCTGCCAAACTAAACTTAATATCATTTATGGCGGTCGTGGCGAAGTGGTTAACGCATCGGATTGTGGTTCCGACATTCGGGGGTTCGATTCCCCTCGGCCGCCCCATATTTAATTAATGGGCTATAGCCAAGCGGTAAGGCAACGGATTTTGATTCCGTCACGCGAAGGTTCGAATCCTTCTAGCCCAGCCATCCCATTTAAAGGGCGGCATAGCCAAGTGGTAAGGCAGAGGTCTGCAAAACCTTTATCACCGGTTCAAATCCGGTTGCCGCCTCCATTTTCGTCTATGCGGGTGTAGTTTAATGGTAAAACCTCAGCCTTCCAAGCTGATGTCGTGAGTTCGATTCTCATCACCCGCTCCATTTAATTTTAAATGGGCCTGTAGCTCAGCTGGTTAGAGCGCACGCCTGATAAGCGTGAGGTCGATGGTTCAAGTCCATTCAGGCCCACTTTGTTCCGCAGTAGCTCAGTGGTAGAGCTATCGGCTGTTAACCGATCGGTCGCAAGTTCGAATCTTGCCTGCGGAGTTAACTATTTCTGTGAATAAAAAATGTGCAAGGGAAAACATCCTTTGCACATTTTTTATTTTTCAGCTACTTTTATATGTAAAATCAAAAAGCATGTTTTGAAAATAGGTGGCTTTGTGGTAGTGATTTAATGTATAGTGATAGAATGAACGATAACGACGGGAGGAACTAAATGTATGTCGAATTTGCCGAATTGTCCAAAATGTAATTCAGAATATACATACGAAGATGGCAGTCTTTTTGTATGTCCAGAATGTGCGCATGAGTGGACGTTAGAATCAGAAGTTGAAAATAATGAAGATCAAAAGGTTGTCAAAGATGCGAATGGCAACATTTTAAAAGATGGTGATTCTGTCACTGTGATTAAAGATCTTAAAGTAAAAGGAAGTTCATCCACATTAAAAATCGGAACGAAAGTTAAAAGCATTCGTTTAGTTGATGGCGATCATAATATTGACTGTAAAATTGATGGTTTCGGTGCGATGAAATTAAAATCCGAATTTGTGAAAAAGGCGTGAATGCCGTTTTAATTTAAACATATTTTAATCCCTCTGTATGGAGTATACAGGGGGTGTCTTTTTATTAATTGAAGGAGTCCTGTGAAATGATAAGAGCGGCTATAGAACAAGATCTTGTCGAGATTTTAGATATATACAACGAGGCAATTATAAACACAACAGCAGTATATGATTACACGCCTCATTCATTGCAGGACAGAAGCCTTTGGTATCAAAAGAAGAAGGAAGAAAATGATCCTGTCATCGTGTATGAAGAGGAAGGAAAAGTGATGGGTTTTGCCACATTTGGCCCATTTAGAAATTGGCCTGCTTACCAATATACGATTGAGCATTCTGTGTACGTAGGAACAAATGGCAAACATAAAGGCATTGGAACAGCCCTGCTCCATGAATTAATCAAGATGGCCAAGGGACAAGACTATGTGACAATGGTAGCTGGAATTGATGATACAAATATCGCCAGTATAAAATTACACGAAAAACTTGGTTTTAAATACGCTGGAACGATCACTAAAGCCGGATACAAATTTAATAAATGGCTGAATCTGTCCTTCTATCAATTAGACTTATCTGATTGATATATAGGTTGCAGACTAGTATTGACGTATCCCTTTAGAAATGACGACCTAAGGGGATATTTTTATCCCGCATTAACGGGTTGTAAGACCCTCACCTCAACATGACAGAAGAAGCGTAGGCATGTAGGTGGGGGATCAACAGCCCGTAAACGCCCGATCCGTTCAACTAACCATCAGTGGGGGATGAAGAAAACCCCCACTGATTGAAGTTTCACTTTATATGTGAAAGAGACTTACTTTTGGAAAACGATTGATCTTCGAGACATATGTCCTTTCCGATATACTGATATGTATTTCATAATAAAAGGAATCAAAATTGAGGAGAGTAAAAGCTGAGAGGGTGGAGTCATGAAAGAAGTGAAAGATTATGAGCAATTAACAGCTTATTTGAAAGATCATCAAATAGAGTCTGTATTTAATGAACGGTTACTCCCTCATTTGTCACTGTATCACTTTGATAAAGGAGAAATCATTTGTTCCCAAGGTGATCCTTCAGAGTATTTGTACGTGCTTGTGAAGGGAAAGGTGAAAATCTACACTACCTCAGCGGAGGGGAAATCATTGATTCTCTCTTTTAAGACACCACTTGAAGTGATTGGGGATATTGAATACATACAGGGGATGGATATGATCAATACAGTGGAGGCTGTATCAGCTGTTAGTATGATTGGCGTTCATTATCATTGGCTGAAAAAATATGGACAAGAGTACACACCGTTGTTGCAATTTTTATTGGATATCATTACTCGAAAGTTTTACATTAAATCGAACGCTTCAAACTTTAATTTAATGTATCCGGTGGAGGTGCGACTAGCCAGTTATTTATTGTCTGTCTCCTTTGATGAATCTGATTCGCAGTTTAAAGGACAATTAAGCACAAGTAGTCTAAAGGATGCTGCCAACTTAATTGGAACGAGCTATAGGCACTTAAACCGTGTGATCCAGCAGTTTTGTCACAAGGGGCTGATTGAGCGAGGTAAAGAATTTATTCTTGTTAAGGACAGAGAAGGGCTACATACGTTAGCGAGCCGCAATATTTATGAATATGAGTATTTAAATGAACGATAGATTGAAATGGAGAGAGCATATTGAAAAAATATCAAACATTATTATTTGATATAGATGACACATTATTGGATTTTGGGGCAGCGGAAAATTTAGCACTGCGCTTGCTTTTTGAGGATCAAAACTTCCCTTTGACAGCCGAAATAGAAACGTATTATAAGCAAATTAATCAAGGGCTCTGGAAGTCCTTTGAAGAAGGAAAAATAGGGCGTGATGAGGTGCTGAATACTCGTTTTGCCGTTTTATTTAAGGAATACGGTCAAGAAGTGGATGGAGCTGTACTGGGCGAGAATTATCGAAGCTATTTAGAGAAGGGACATCAGTTAATAGATGGAGCCTTTGAGCTAATCACAAACCTACAACATCAATATGACTTATATATTGTGACGAATGGTGTGTCTAAGACTCAATATAAACGCTTACGTGATTCAGGCTTATACCCGTTATTTAAAGGCATCTTTGTTTCAGAGGACACCGGCTTTCAAAAGCCAATGAAGGAGTATTTTGATTATGTCTTTGCGAGAATTCCTAATTTCTCCTTGGACAAAGGATTGATTATTGGGGATTCCTTAAGCGCTGATATCAAAGGCGGCGAGCTTGCAGGTATAGACACATGTTGGTTCAATCCAAAGATGAAACCTAATGACACAGATATCGTCCCAACTTATCAAATTCAACAGCTTGATGAGTTATATCGGGTTTTAGAAGGGGAGAAGAAGCCTGCATTTGAGCTTTGTTAGTATAGTTAGAGCATGTTTTGATATATTTTGATCAAAGCATGCTCTTTTCATATGAAAAGTTACGCTCATTGTTCATTTGGAATATAAAGATTTACTTTAGCTTTTTCTTCTGGGTCTGTCGCAAACATTTGAGCTTGGGTTTGTAGTAGATGACGTGGAAGCAACGATTGAAAAGTTGAGAAAGCAAGATGTTCAAATACTTGTTGAGCCAGTAGCGAAACCTTGGGGACAAGTTGTTGTGTACATAGCAGATCCTGATGGAAACTATATTGAAATTTGCAGTTCTCTTGATTGATGTTAGAAGAAGCTGTTTGACGGGAAGTGTGAATAGCGTGGACGATCATTGTTATATTGACTTTTCATTTAGTCATCTCAATATATTTCTGCGAATCCAAAAATTATTTCATTACATTAAAGAAAGAAAAAAGGATGTTATTCAAACTGAAAATTTTGATGATGATATCCAACTGCTAGACTTTTTTACAGAAGAGGAATTGAATTATTTTTGGTGGCCGACAGAACAGGAAAACGAAGAATTTTGGGATATATATATCAAATTACCAAAGGAAAAAAGATTAGAACATTTAACATCTGTTCCTTGGGATTATGCCACTGTATTTGGAGAAATTGGTGTAGGGGATTATGAAATTACGGATTGTAAAATGATAAGTAACGACAAGGGAAGAGTATATTACTACCCTATTGGATTTCCGTATGGCGGAAATGAGCCATTGCAAGAAGCGATTAAAGTATTTGGGGCAAAAATAACCGCTGTCCGCGGATAAATGACGGTAAAAGCCTTTAAAATTCTCATAAGGTCATCACAAGAATTGATTCTTGAGGTGGTCTTTTTCATTTTTCTAAATGAATAAAAGAGCAGATATTATCCTTTTTAAAAAGGCATAAAAATTTTATACTTATCATTGAAGTGTTTTTTATTATTGGTAATGACAGCTTAGGGGGAACAGGATTGAAATCACCGTTTATTTCTTATGTAGCGTTATTTTTTGGGGTGCTTGCTTTATCGACGTCAGCCATCTTTGTGAAGCTGGCAGATGCACCAGCGGCTATTACCGCATTTTATCGGCTATTTTTTGCAACCATGATTCTTTTGCCGTTTTTAATAGTGAACAAAGAGAATCGTCAAGAGTTACGTTCATTGTCAACAAAGCAATGGGGACTGGGGCTATTATCTGGTTTATTTTTAGCAGCTCATTATGTGTTGTGGTTTGAATCATTAAATTATACATCAGTAGCAAGCTCGACGGTCATTGTCACGTTACAGCCATTGTTTTCAATGGTGGGCGGGTATTTTTTATTTAAAGAGCGCTTTAGTAAAGGGGCGATTGCAGGCTTTCTCGTCGCAATTGCTGGAAGCATCGTTATTGGCTGGGGAGATTTGCAGGTGAGTGGGGAGGCATTATTTGGTGATGTATTAGCCTTTATTGCAGCAGGTATGATTACAGCTTATTTCTTCGTTGGTCAGCATGTTCGTAAAAGCTTATCTCTCGTTCCTTATTCCATCATTGGATATGCAAGTAGCTCTTTATTTTTATGCTTGTTTGCGTTAAGTCAGCAAGTCTCTTTTGTCGATTATTCTGCCCAAACATGGTGGTCCTTTATTGGACTAGCCTTTATTGCCACGATTTTGGGGCAAACGGTGTTTAATTGGCTGTTGAAATGGTTAAGCACTTCCGTTATTTCAATGAGTATCTTAGGAGAAACGATTGGAACATGTATCCTTGCATATTTCATTTTGGGCGAGGTGATTTCATTTCAGCAAGGTGTGGGGATCACCCTTATTTTAATCGGTTTAGCTTTATTTTTATTGCAGCAAAGAAAGGTGTCATAGAGAGACGTTTATAATCAAAAGAAAGAAAATAGAGCAGTTTCATCTGTTTGAAACTGCTCACATGGATTCTCTTAATCTTTTAACAATTGATTTCTTAATTTAGACATTTCTTTGTCCAATAAAAAGGAGGCCCTTGATAGCTCGACTAATTGTTTTTGAGCTTCTTCTGGTATAGATGCGCCTTGATACTTATAGTTCAGCTTATGTTCAGTTGAGGCCCAAAAATCCATGGCGGATGTGCGGAGTTGAATTTCAGCGGGAACCCATAATACTTCATTAGATAAAATTACTTGCGTTTCGACAATAAGATGAAGGCTTTTGTAGCCGCTCTTTTTTGGATCTTTAATATAATCTTTGACGCGTATCATTCGAATATCTTCACGTTGCTCAATATGTTCCTTCAGCATATATACATCATCAATAAAGCTAGTAACAATTCGGACACCAGCAATATCTCTTATCTCTTGTTGAATGGCTTCTTGAGTTAATGGTATGTTTTTGTTTTCAATTTTATCTACCAATGAAAAGATGGTTTTCATGCGTGTTTTCAAATGTTCAATCGGAGAATAGCCGTGTGCTGTTTTCCATTCCAAATCAATAATCTTGAAATCACTTTCCAACTCATCTAATGCCATCTGATATGGGATGAAAAAGCCTTTCCAATTTTTTAAAGCAGCTTGGACAACATTGATTGAATCTGTCTCTTGATGCATAATAAACACCCCTTGTTCAAATTACGTTTTATTATGCTGTCATCATACCATAGCTTGTTTGGATCAGAAAGATATATGAGTGTTGGGAAATGAGAAATATAATAGTGATTGCGAATATGAGGATAGTGAGGCAAATAACTCTTGAATTTCTATCGTAAATGAACCATAGGCGTCCAATATTTCTTGCACATGATCTGCATAATCTTTTGGGGATCGTTCAACAGTTTCTTCATGTTCAGATTGAATTTGGTGGGCGAGTACTTTTTCTGCCATCAATTCTGATACTATATGTACATTGCGTCCTGATCGTACTTCGTTGAAAAAATTTTCCACCACTCTAAATTTCGATTTTTCAGCTAACGTAGTTAGTATAGTTCGATTCACTGAGGAATGTCCACAAAAGTGTATTTTGTGTGAATTTCACTATAGAAGCGACTAATATTATTTATATCTGTTATCATTTTGGTAAAGAATTAATTAAACGAAGGTGCTAAGTTTTATGATAAAATTGAAGATGGTGTGAAATGATAAAAAGGAATGGATAATAAAATCATGCGAAGTGAATTGAAGATGGCTAAAAGAATTCAAACAGCGCCTGCAACGACGTCGAAGCGGCCTTGGTCAACCATTTTGGCACAGACTGTTAAAACGGGAATCATTAAATCCAATCTGATTCCGATGTTTGCAGGATTAACATTGGCTTTATATACGTATG
Proteins encoded in this region:
- a CDS encoding zinc ribbon domain-containing protein YjdM; its protein translation is MSNLPNCPKCNSEYTYEDGSLFVCPECAHEWTLESEVENNEDQKVVKDANGNILKDGDSVTVIKDLKVKGSSSTLKIGTKVKSIRLVDGDHNIDCKIDGFGAMKLKSEFVKKA
- a CDS encoding N-acetyltransferase family protein, which produces MIRAAIEQDLVEILDIYNEAIINTTAVYDYTPHSLQDRSLWYQKKKEENDPVIVYEEEGKVMGFATFGPFRNWPAYQYTIEHSVYVGTNGKHKGIGTALLHELIKMAKGQDYVTMVAGIDDTNIASIKLHEKLGFKYAGTITKAGYKFNKWLNLSFYQLDLSD
- a CDS encoding Crp/Fnr family transcriptional regulator produces the protein MKEVKDYEQLTAYLKDHQIESVFNERLLPHLSLYHFDKGEIICSQGDPSEYLYVLVKGKVKIYTTSAEGKSLILSFKTPLEVIGDIEYIQGMDMINTVEAVSAVSMIGVHYHWLKKYGQEYTPLLQFLLDIITRKFYIKSNASNFNLMYPVEVRLASYLLSVSFDESDSQFKGQLSTSSLKDAANLIGTSYRHLNRVIQQFCHKGLIERGKEFILVKDREGLHTLASRNIYEYEYLNER
- a CDS encoding YjjG family noncanonical pyrimidine nucleotidase — its product is MKKYQTLLFDIDDTLLDFGAAENLALRLLFEDQNFPLTAEIETYYKQINQGLWKSFEEGKIGRDEVLNTRFAVLFKEYGQEVDGAVLGENYRSYLEKGHQLIDGAFELITNLQHQYDLYIVTNGVSKTQYKRLRDSGLYPLFKGIFVSEDTGFQKPMKEYFDYVFARIPNFSLDKGLIIGDSLSADIKGGELAGIDTCWFNPKMKPNDTDIVPTYQIQQLDELYRVLEGEKKPAFELC
- a CDS encoding DMT family transporter gives rise to the protein MKSPFISYVALFFGVLALSTSAIFVKLADAPAAITAFYRLFFATMILLPFLIVNKENRQELRSLSTKQWGLGLLSGLFLAAHYVLWFESLNYTSVASSTVIVTLQPLFSMVGGYFLFKERFSKGAIAGFLVAIAGSIVIGWGDLQVSGEALFGDVLAFIAAGMITAYFFVGQHVRKSLSLVPYSIIGYASSSLFLCLFALSQQVSFVDYSAQTWWSFIGLAFIATILGQTVFNWLLKWLSTSVISMSILGETIGTCILAYFILGEVISFQQGVGITLILIGLALFLLQQRKVS
- a CDS encoding GTP pyrophosphokinase family protein; translation: MHQETDSINVVQAALKNWKGFFIPYQMALDELESDFKIIDLEWKTAHGYSPIEHLKTRMKTIFSLVDKIENKNIPLTQEAIQQEIRDIAGVRIVTSFIDDVYMLKEHIEQREDIRMIRVKDYIKDPKKSGYKSLHLIVETQVILSNEVLWVPAEIQLRTSAMDFWASTEHKLNYKYQGASIPEEAQKQLVELSRASFLLDKEMSKLRNQLLKD